From Juglans regia cultivar Chandler chromosome 8, Walnut 2.0, whole genome shotgun sequence, the proteins below share one genomic window:
- the LOC108985133 gene encoding transcription factor HY5-like produces the protein MQEQATSSIAANSLPSSSERSSSSALQPEVKEGLESDEEIRRVPEIGGESAGTSASRRDSGSGAGPDRLQVAGEGQRKRGRSPADKESKRLKRLLRNRVSAQQARERKKAYLTDLETRVKELEKKNSELEERLSTLQNENQMLRHILKNTTASRKGGSNGGNANDGSL, from the exons ATGCAAGAGCAAGCAACGAGTTCCATTGCGGCGAATTCTCTGCCTTCAAGCAGCGAAAGATCTTCGAGCTCCGCTCTTCAACCTGAAGTCAAAGAAG GTTTGGAGAGTGATGAGGAGATCAGGAGAGTACCAGAGATAGGTGGTGAATCTGCGGGGACCTCAGCCTCGAGACGAGACAGCGGTTCAGGGGCAGGTCCAGACCGACTTCAAGTGGCAGGGGAAGGTCAGAGGAAGAGAGGCCGAAGTCCAGCTGACAAAGAAAGCAAGCGTCTAAAGAG GTTGCTGAGGAACAGAGTTTCGGCTCAGCAAGCAAGGGAAAGAAAGAAGGCATACTTGACTGACCTGGAAACGAGGGTGAAAGAGTTGGAGAAGAAAAACTCTGAGCTTGAAGAGAGGCTGTCCACCTTGCAGAACGAGAATCAGATGCTTAGACAT ATATTGAAGAACACAACAGCAAGCAGGAAAGGAGGAAGTAATGGTGGTAATGCCAATGATGGCTCTTTATGA
- the LOC108985138 gene encoding protein OVEREXPRESSOR OF CATIONIC PEROXIDASE 3: MAFASSVHTSVAVQRLSFSLFDRLLGGQSWPTHLFLPLPPRRRSVLALSRRRNPSSSTPASSSSKRNKKVLPRNDALEDDVIDEDAFDALFSQLEEDLKNDGLSLDDEDDEISEEDLARFEQELAEVLGDDDVEMAISAADDTESDNDAEEDDDEEYERPAKLKNWQLRRLAAALKAGRRKTSIKTLAAELCLDRAVVLELLRDPPANLLMMSAALPDKPAPIVSVAVPENKPAPTEIPSETSADAAEPKTKGQLPVHVMQQTWNAQKRLKKVHVETLERVYRRTKRPTNSMISSIVHVTNLPRKRVVKWFEDKRSEDGVPDHRIPYQRSDPGTVKSL; encoded by the exons ATGGCTTTTGCTTCGTCGGTTCACACTTCCGTGGCGGTTCAGCGCttatcattctctctctttgacCGCCTCCTCGGGGGCCAATCCTGGCCCACCCATTTGTTTCTGCCACTTCCCCCTCGCCGCCGCTCCGTACTAGCTCTCTCGCGCCGTCGAAACCCCAGCTCTTCCACCCCTGCGTCTTCCTCTTCGAAGAGAAATAAG AAAGTCTTGCCTCGTAATGATGCTTTAGAAGACGACGTTATAGACGAGGATGCCTTTGACGCACTCTTTAGCCAACTGGAGGAAGATTTAAAGAATGATGGGCTATCCCTAGATGACGAGGATGATGAGATAAGTGAAGAAGACCTTGCCAGGTTTGAACAAGAATTAGCGGAGGTACTAGGAGATGATGATGTAGAAATGGCGATTTCAGCTGCAGATGACACTGAAAGTGATAATGATGCTGAAGAAGATGACGATGAAGAATACGAAAGGCCGGCGAAGCTTAAAAATTGGCAACTTCGAAGATTGGCTGCAGCTTTGAAAGCTGGCCGCCGAAAAACTAGC ataaAAACTCTTGCTGCTGAGCTTTGTCTCGATAGGGCTGTGGTTCTTGAATTGCTTCGTGACCCTCCTGCAAATCTTTTAATGATGAGTGCTGCTTTACCTGATAAACCAGCACCGATAGTTTCAGTAGCAGTGCCTGAAAATAAACCTGCACCCACAGAAATTCCTAGTGAAACAAGTGCGGATGCAGCAGAACCTAAGACCAAGGGGCAACTGCCTGTCCATGTCATGCAACAGACATGGAATGCTCAAAAGAGACTGAAAAAAGTGCACGTTGAAACCCTTGAAAGAGTTTATAGGAGAACAAAACGCCCTACT AACTCAATGATTAGTAGCATAGTGCATGTGACAAATCTACCCAGAAAAAGAGTTGTGAAATGGTTTGAAGACAAACGTTCTGAAGATGGAGTCCCTGACCATCGCATTCCATACCAACGGTCTGATCCTGGAACTGTGAAGTCCCTTTAA
- the LOC108985139 gene encoding uncharacterized protein LOC108985139, whose amino-acid sequence MATSSSSSSSSSKRLASNLSTIASRIYFFLIILQIPLFRVPCRSGMCTTPLHVTSSQLIASEIFPVAVMKTLLYPGAVANGLVKNFTVPSWNNLLDIYNLTSVKEAPAVTDLQRLEVLAGSYFSVAGALVGLLRPGRMSMFGTLLVIWGLVKEGILGKPVNTDPTQAVYVYPTMLIALICAFSSVKYDVKKVVRSAPARPVAKPLQSSSKSKLK is encoded by the exons ATggcaacttcttcttcttcatcatcgtcGTCATCAAAGAGATTGGCGAGCAATCTATCAACAATAGCATCTCGCATCTACTTCTTCCTAATCATTCTTCAGATCCCTCTTTTCAG GGTCCCATGTAGATCTGGTATGTGTACAACACCATTGCATGTCACATCCTCCCAATTGATTGCAAGTGAGATCTTTCCTGTTGCTGTTATGAAGACCCTTTTGTACCCTGGGGCTGTTGCGAATGGCCTTGTCAAGAACTTTACTGTTCCAAGCTGGAATAACCTGTTAGACATCTATAACTTAACCAGTGTGAAGGAAGCTCCTGCAGTAACAGATCTCCAACGCTTAGAG GTTCTTGCAGGAAGCTACTTCTCCGTGGCAGGAGCGCTTGTGGGTCTTCTAAGACCAGGGAGGATGAGCATGTTTGGGACACTTCTCGTAATTTGGGGCCTTGTCAAGGAGGGGATTTTAGGAAAGCCAGTAAATACAGATCCAACACAAGCCGTATATGTCTACCCAACAATGTTGATTGCTCTGATCTGTGCCTTCTCGTCTGTAAAGTATGATGTGAAGAAGGTTGTTAGGAGTGCTCCAGCCCGACCCGTGGCAAAGCCTCTTCAGAGCTCCTCAAAATCTAAGCTGAAATGA
- the LOC108985135 gene encoding TATA-binding protein-associated factor 2N-like, which translates to MSRPGDWNCRSCNHLNFQRRDSCQRCGEPRPAERGDYGSFGGRSSGGSSSFGFNITGPDVRPGDWYCTIGNCGTHNFASRSSCFKCGASKDESSGGGYHDQGDKPARMRGFGGFGSGSSTGSSSRSGWKSGDWICSRMGCNEHNFANRMECFRCNAPRDSSAGGRSPYSS; encoded by the exons ATGAGTAGGCCAGGAGATTGGAATTGTAGATCATGCAACCATCTCAACTTTCAAAGGAGGGACTCGTGCCAACGATGTGGAGAGCCAAGACCAGCCGAGAGAGGTGACTATGGAAGCTTTGGAGGAAGATCATCAGGTGGCTCATCATCATTTGGGTTCAATATTACAGGTCCAGATGTCCGCCCTGGTGATTGGTATTGCACCATTGGGAACTGTGGGACCCATAACTTTGCTAGCCGCTCAAGCTGCTTCAAGTGCGGTGCCTCCAAGGATGAATCTTCTGGTGGGGGATATCATGATCAGGGTGACAAACCAGCTAGAATGAGAGGTTTTGGGGGGTTTGGCAGTGGCAGCAGTACTGGCAGCTCCAGCCGCTCTGGCTGGAAATCTGGTGATTGGATTTGCTCTAG gaTGGGGTGCAACGAGCACAATTTCGCGAACAGGATGGAATGTTTCCGATGCAATGCACCGAGGGACTCGAGCGCCGGCGGCAGGTCTCCATATTCATCCTAG